The genomic stretch GGTAAAGGCGGCGTCGGCGGTCTCCGAGGTGAACCAGCCGTCCTCGATGCCGCGCAGGATGCCCGAGGTCATCCCGTTGTGGGTCGTGCCGTCGCCCATCTGCTTGATCTTGGCGAAGATCGCCTCGGCCTCGGCCTCGATCCGGTCGGTCAGCTCCTCGAGGTACCAGGACCCGCCCAGCGGGTCGGCCACGTTGGCCACCCCGGTCTCCTCGAGGATCACCTGCTGGGTGCGCAGCGCGATCTCCGCGGCCTTGGCGCTGGGCAGCGCGAGCACCTCGTCCAGGGCGTTGGTGTGCAGCGAGTTCGTTCCGCCCAGTACGGCGGCCAGCGCCTCGATCGCTGTGCGCACCACGTTGTTGTCCGGCTGCTGGGCGGTCAGCGACACCCCGGCCGTCTGGGTGTGGAACCGCAGCCACTGGGCCTTCTCGGTCGTCGCGCCGTACACGTCGCGCATCCAGCGGGCCCAGATCCGGCGGGCGGCCCGGAACTTCGCGATCTCCTCGAAGAAGTCGATGTGTGCGTCGAAGAAGAACGACAGCCCGGGCGCGAACACGTCGATGTCCAGCCCGCGGGCCAGCCCGAGCTCCACGTAGCCGAACCCGTCGGCCAGGGTGAACGCGAGCTCCTGCGCGGCCGTCGACCCGGCCTCGCGGATGTGGTACCCGGACACCGACAGCGGCTTGTAGGCGGGCACCCGGTCGGCGCACCACTCCATCAGGTCGCCGATCAGCCGCAGGTGCGGCTCAGGCGGGAACAGCCACTCCTTCTGCGCGATGTACTCCTTGAAGATGTCGGTCTGCAGGGTGCCGTTGAGCACCGACGGATCCACGCCCTGGCGCTCGGCGGCAACCACGTACATGCAGAACACCGGGACGGCGGGGCCGCTGATCGTCATGGACGTCGTCACCTCGCCGAGCGGGATGCCGTCGAAGAGCACCTCCAGGTCGGCGACCGAGTCGATCGCCACGCCGCAGTGGCCGACCTCGCCCAGGCTGCGCGGGTCGTCGGAGTCGCGGCCCATGAGCGTGGGCATGTCGAAGGCCACGCTGAGCCCGCCGCCACCGGCGTCGAGGATCATCCGGTAGCGCTCGTTGGTCTGCTGGGCGTTGCCGAACCCGGCGAACTGGCGGATGGTCCACGGCCGGCCGCGGTACCCCGTGGAGTGCAGCCCACGGGTGAACGGGTACTCCCCCGGCCAGCCGATCCGCTCGAACCCGGGCACGACGACACGAGGCGGCGGTCCATAGACCGGGTCCACCTCGACACCCGAGAGCGTGGTGAAGTCAGCGTCGCGCACCTGCCCGCGGGACAGCGCCGCGTCGTAGCGCTCCTGCCACCGTTGCCGGCCGGCGTCGATGTCCTTCGCCTCCACCGGGGCCTCCTCGAGAGTGACGGCGGTGACGGCGTGGGCCACCGGATCCGGCGAGCCGTCACCGCCGAGCCTAGCCGACCGTTCCGGACCCCTCGGTCAGCCGCCGGACGGGAGTGCGGGCACCGCCAGCCGGCCGTCGACGAGGTGCACCTCGGCGTCGCAGCGGGCGGCGACCTCGGGGTCGTGGGTGGCCAGCACGACGATTCCACCGGCGTCCGCGCGGGCCCGCAGCACGGCCAGCGCGACCTCCGCGGTGTCCGAGTCCAGCTCGGCGGTCGGCTCGTCGGCGACGAGCACGTGCGGGTCCACCACGAGGGCCCTGGCCAGCGCCACCCGCTGTCGCTGCCCGCCGGAGAGCACCTCCACGAGCTGCTCGTGGCCCTCCGCCAGGCCG from Actinomycetes bacterium encodes the following:
- a CDS encoding methylmalonyl-CoA mutase family protein, giving the protein MEAKDIDAGRQRWQERYDAALSRGQVRDADFTTLSGVEVDPVYGPPPRVVVPGFERIGWPGEYPFTRGLHSTGYRGRPWTIRQFAGFGNAQQTNERYRMILDAGGGGLSVAFDMPTLMGRDSDDPRSLGEVGHCGVAIDSVADLEVLFDGIPLGEVTTSMTISGPAVPVFCMYVVAAERQGVDPSVLNGTLQTDIFKEYIAQKEWLFPPEPHLRLIGDLMEWCADRVPAYKPLSVSGYHIREAGSTAAQELAFTLADGFGYVELGLARGLDIDVFAPGLSFFFDAHIDFFEEIAKFRAARRIWARWMRDVYGATTEKAQWLRFHTQTAGVSLTAQQPDNNVVRTAIEALAAVLGGTNSLHTNALDEVLALPSAKAAEIALRTQQVILEETGVANVADPLGGSWYLEELTDRIEAEAEAIFAKIKQMGDGTTHNGMTSGILRGIEDGWFTSETADAAFTYQRSLEKGDKSVVGVNVHTQSIEEPLEILRISHEVERDQVAELAGRRQVRDEAAVRAALVELEAVARGTANLVEPILVAARAEASLGEICAALGDVFGPYREPARF
- a CDS encoding ATP-binding cassette domain-containing protein → MELPLQLAGRPRGEVRERAAVALVEAGLAEGHEQLVEVLSGGQRQRVALARALVVDPHVLVADEPTAELDSDTAEVALAVLRARADAGGIVVLATHDPEVAARCDAEVHLVDGRLAVPALPSGG